A portion of the Daphnia magna isolate NIES linkage group LG4, ASM2063170v1.1, whole genome shotgun sequence genome contains these proteins:
- the LOC116921957 gene encoding LOW QUALITY PROTEIN: serine-threonine kinase receptor-associated protein (The sequence of the model RefSeq protein was modified relative to this genomic sequence to represent the inferred CDS: deleted 1 base in 1 codon), which yields MAVPTTLRQTPLTCSGHTRPVVDLAFSGFTEKGYFLISACKDGKPMMRQGDTGDWLGTFEGHKGAVWGVALSQDASKAASGAADFIAKVWDAVTGEEIHSFQHQHIVKCVAFSPDGSLLATGSNEKLLRIYDLNNPTGDPFIISGHTSGLRHIAFLGNGEKIVSCADDRTVRFWERSTGKEIHRIDFTSIPNGMEVSNDDAILTVASGNTVSFWNTTNFEKIKEYQVPSQVHSASLHPSRSVFVCGGEDFKMYKIDYSNGQELESFKGHFGPVHCVRFSPDGELYASGSEDGTLRLWQTTVGKSYGLWKCSTETPTSSEILSPAKAETAA from the exons ATGGCAGTTCCTACTACGTTAAGACAAACACCCTTAACTTGCAGTGGCCACACTAGGCCTGTCGTCGACCTGGCTTTCAGCGGTTTCACGGAAAAGGGCTACTTTCTTATATCAGCATGCAAAG atGGAAAACCCATGATGAGACAAGGAGACACTGGTGACTGGCTAGGAACTTTTGAGGGCCATAAGGGAGCTGTGTGGGGAGTTGCTTTAAGCCAGGATGCTAGTAAAGCTGCATCAGGTGCTGCTGATTTCATCGCGAAGGTTTGGGATGCTGTAACTGGGGAGGAGATACATTCCTTTCAGCATCAGCATATAGTCAAATGTGTAGCCTTTTCCCCAGACGGGAGCCTGCTAGCCACAGGAAGTAATGAGAAACTTCTTCGCATTTATGATTTGAATAATCCAACTGGTG ACCCATTTATCATCTCTGGCCATACATCTGGATTGAGACACATTGCATTTCTTGGAAACGGTGAAAAGATTGTTAGTTGTGCTGACGATCGGACCGTGAGATTCTGGGAACGTTCAACGGGAAAG GAAATACATCGTATCGATTTTACCTCAATTCCTAATGGTATGGAAGTTTCG AACGACGATGCCATATTAACGGTAGCCAGCGGGAACACAGTCAGTTTTTGGAATACCACCAA cTTTGAAAAGATCAAAGAATACCAAGTGCCTAGCCAAGTTCACTCGGCCTCATTACACCCTTCTCGGTCAGTCTTTGTGTGCGGTGGCGAAGACTTTAAAATGTATAAAATCGATTACTCCAACGGTCAGGAATTAGAATCCTTCAAAG GTCATTTCGGCCCGGTTCATTGTGTGCGTTTTTCTCCTGATGGCGAGCTCTATGCTTCTGGATCAGAGGATGGTACCCTTCGCTTGTGGCAGACTACAGTTGGAAAATCCTATGGCTTATGGAAGTGTAGCACCGAAACTCCGACTTCATCTGAAATACTTTCACCGGCTAAAGCTGAAACTGCAGCGTGA